One Bermanella sp. WJH001 genomic region harbors:
- a CDS encoding DUF6701 domain-containing protein — MRKLAFLALILMISTSNADLFLDTFSNESYSNQDGDQFWSSDWLETGDDNSPSPPFFNDVGILAGSLILSGSNNDIERRLNLSGYTSAILTFDYDEFGFDSNVDRVDIYVSSGSSWVRIGRLQGSFLNSGSFSFDISAYISSNTGIRFSTSNGLGATDYLFIDNVAVTATPNKVLQHISISHDGSGVSCVAENITFTIHNSTHQVLTGYTGVVTASARIATSGATSGTWVLASAANPTSFVDNGDGTFNYTMVAADNGSFTMKYSFKQDGVINFDVASGLLTEATTEDPDLIVEATFLSEGNFRDEFSEIGSNYRDRFDTVSYDNNDGNLNWASNWIETDRISGGSPSAGDVRITGGRLELTGNNTTFPNLIKSAAQREVDLSSATTATLRFTMRTTSVESNDIASVAVSSNGGASWTTLGTYNDDIDSFQPFSFDITPYISSNTRIRFRIEDQSGSTCCFGPADEILQIEDIQIIINGSGSYGNNDGSLAFSNDWVESDGTGPANGPVSMYYDALYLYGSSSQVTTMSRSMDLSNYDDAQLSFDYEAIGSVDAEDEVRAEVNSGSGWVVLQTITGNVSGSSSLNLKNYLSSNTQIRFVIDDPGTGGDCCYNNNQEVFKIDNVDIEVFQISSCQGADHFSIAHSGNGVNCEAEVITVTAKDSAGNIITDYEGTIDLTTSTSHGDWTLLSGVGSFTPLGSNLGSAEYVFSTSDNGQVNFNFANTYVETLSINILDDQGISETSNNATASDDPDLSFARSGFKFIYGTGSAPASEVIPVQISGRNFNNTLGYDPLKIRAITTDVDTGVCTGLFTGNQTIELALECINPSSCHVSSASQFSINGTNLNKNNQNTVTSYTPITLNFASNSTADLSNSLYSDAGRIGLHARRIQAGDNILGSSNQMEFSPAGFCTTTTDPDYACSGPNYWNCSKFKKAGENFNLTVSAQGWRANADSNFCDNNFILPNFNHGVSITQNLISPVAGNLGAISFNTVNLSSGTASQSVNWSEVGVINFTAGGNNYLSHTLVSTPSHEFGRFFPADFVVNNINNGSYGDANTGFSYIGELDASNTGGIKYGVQPQFDFIVRNVQGDTLKNYLVGSFNKTPLPVINTTSNILGLDGINDLTITTGFNGPTSSYDAATGIYRVSLNSSDHFRYDHTANALVAPFTNDIQINITDYVDSDGVSLSSGVSLNPIGGNVRLGRLRLANAYGSESTSLTHVWSTEYYDGANFILNTDDNGTTYDIAGIGALTVTDIGDPSDPYQITDSTASGEIADTGLFVSGATSVVWSAPVAGRYGKFTFPYASPSWLQFDWNGLGFENPEAEISFGQYRGHDKIIYWKEVYYK, encoded by the coding sequence ATGAGAAAACTTGCATTTTTAGCTTTAATATTAATGATTTCAACTTCGAATGCTGATTTGTTTTTGGATACTTTTTCTAATGAAAGTTATAGCAATCAAGATGGTGATCAATTTTGGTCTAGTGACTGGCTTGAAACAGGAGATGATAACTCACCTAGCCCCCCATTTTTTAACGATGTAGGTATTTTAGCTGGTAGCTTGATCTTAAGTGGCAGTAATAACGATATCGAAAGGCGTCTTAATTTATCTGGCTATACCAGCGCGATATTGACATTTGATTATGATGAATTTGGTTTTGATAGCAATGTTGATCGCGTTGATATTTATGTCTCATCAGGGAGTTCATGGGTAAGAATTGGGCGCTTACAAGGCTCTTTTTTAAATTCAGGTTCGTTTAGTTTTGATATTAGTGCTTACATCTCAAGTAATACGGGCATACGTTTTTCAACCTCAAACGGATTGGGCGCAACGGATTATTTATTTATCGATAACGTGGCGGTCACAGCAACGCCAAATAAAGTGTTACAACATATTAGCATCTCACATGATGGCAGTGGTGTGAGTTGTGTCGCTGAAAATATTACGTTCACTATCCACAATAGTACACATCAAGTATTAACTGGATATACAGGTGTGGTCACTGCTTCAGCTAGAATCGCAACGAGTGGTGCAACTTCTGGAACATGGGTATTGGCGAGCGCCGCTAATCCAACGAGTTTTGTAGATAATGGTGATGGAACATTTAACTATACGATGGTCGCTGCTGATAACGGTAGTTTTACGATGAAATATAGTTTTAAACAGGATGGTGTGATTAATTTTGATGTGGCTTCAGGTTTATTAACAGAAGCCACTACGGAAGATCCTGATTTAATCGTAGAGGCTACATTTTTAAGTGAAGGTAATTTTCGAGATGAGTTTTCAGAGATAGGAAGTAATTATCGGGATCGTTTTGACACCGTGAGTTATGATAATAATGATGGGAATTTAAATTGGGCGAGCAATTGGATCGAAACCGATCGCATCTCAGGCGGCAGTCCGTCAGCAGGTGATGTCAGAATCACAGGTGGGCGACTTGAATTAACCGGTAACAACACTACATTTCCTAATCTTATTAAAAGTGCCGCACAACGAGAAGTGGACTTAAGCAGCGCCACCACGGCTACCTTAAGATTTACCATGCGCACCACTTCGGTTGAATCCAATGACATTGCATCGGTAGCGGTGTCTTCAAATGGTGGAGCAAGTTGGACTACTTTAGGTACTTATAATGATGATATTGATAGCTTCCAGCCATTTAGTTTTGATATTACACCTTATATTTCAAGCAATACTCGCATCCGGTTTCGCATAGAAGACCAAAGTGGCTCAACATGTTGTTTTGGTCCAGCTGATGAAATTCTACAAATTGAGGACATTCAAATAATCATCAATGGTAGTGGTAGTTATGGTAACAATGATGGCAGTTTAGCATTCAGTAACGACTGGGTTGAAAGTGATGGCACTGGCCCTGCCAATGGGCCAGTGAGTATGTATTACGATGCCTTATATTTATATGGTAGCAGCTCTCAAGTGACAACCATGAGTCGTTCCATGGACTTATCTAATTATGATGATGCGCAACTGAGTTTTGATTATGAAGCAATAGGTTCTGTTGATGCTGAAGATGAAGTAAGAGCTGAAGTTAATTCAGGATCGGGTTGGGTCGTTTTACAAACTATTACAGGTAATGTTTCTGGTTCAAGCAGTTTAAATTTGAAAAATTATTTATCCAGTAATACCCAAATTCGTTTTGTAATCGATGATCCTGGTACGGGTGGAGACTGTTGTTATAACAATAACCAAGAAGTTTTTAAGATTGATAATGTCGATATTGAGGTGTTCCAAATCTCCAGTTGCCAGGGGGCGGATCACTTTAGTATTGCCCATAGTGGCAATGGTGTTAACTGCGAAGCGGAAGTCATAACGGTAACCGCTAAAGATTCAGCAGGTAACATTATTACCGATTACGAGGGTACTATTGATCTTACTACATCCACAAGTCATGGCGATTGGACATTGTTAAGTGGGGTGGGAAGTTTTACGCCATTAGGCAGTAATTTAGGATCGGCAGAGTATGTGTTTTCAACATCAGATAATGGACAAGTTAATTTTAATTTTGCCAATACTTATGTTGAAACCTTAAGTATCAATATATTGGATGATCAGGGGATCTCGGAAACCAGCAACAATGCCACTGCCAGTGACGACCCTGATTTAAGTTTTGCTCGATCGGGTTTTAAATTTATTTATGGCACTGGATCTGCGCCCGCATCTGAGGTAATACCGGTGCAAATCTCTGGTCGTAATTTTAATAATACACTGGGCTATGATCCACTAAAAATTCGTGCAATCACCACGGATGTTGATACAGGTGTTTGCACAGGATTGTTTACGGGTAATCAAACTATCGAGTTAGCGTTAGAGTGTATAAATCCAAGCAGTTGCCATGTAAGTAGTGCGTCTCAGTTTTCAATTAATGGCACAAATTTAAATAAAAATAACCAAAATACTGTTACTTCATATACACCCATTACGCTTAATTTTGCTAGTAATAGTACGGCTGATTTATCAAATAGTTTGTACAGTGATGCTGGCCGCATAGGATTACATGCTCGTAGAATTCAAGCGGGTGATAATATTTTAGGGAGTAGCAATCAAATGGAATTCTCCCCTGCTGGTTTTTGTACCACCACGACAGATCCTGATTATGCCTGTAGTGGCCCCAATTATTGGAATTGCAGTAAATTTAAAAAAGCCGGTGAGAATTTTAATCTAACGGTTTCCGCACAAGGCTGGCGCGCCAATGCAGATAGCAACTTTTGTGATAACAACTTTATATTACCCAACTTTAATCATGGTGTGAGCATCACTCAAAATTTAATCTCACCGGTTGCTGGCAATCTGGGTGCGATATCTTTCAATACTGTGAATTTATCTTCTGGTACGGCTAGTCAAAGCGTTAACTGGAGTGAGGTTGGTGTGATTAATTTTACTGCTGGTGGTAATAATTATTTGAGTCATACGTTAGTAAGTACCCCATCCCATGAATTTGGTCGATTTTTTCCAGCGGACTTCGTCGTGAATAATATTAACAACGGCAGCTATGGCGATGCCAATACCGGATTTAGTTACATTGGTGAATTAGATGCAAGTAACACTGGTGGGATAAAATATGGCGTTCAACCGCAGTTTGATTTTATCGTGCGCAATGTTCAAGGGGATACACTTAAAAATTACCTAGTGGGAAGTTTTAACAAAACCCCATTGCCAGTTATTAACACCACATCGAATATTTTGGGTTTAGATGGGATCAATGATCTCACCATTACAACCGGGTTCAATGGGCCTACCTCTAGTTACGATGCAGCGACCGGAATATACCGGGTTAGTCTAAATAGTAGTGATCACTTTAGGTATGACCATACGGCTAATGCATTGGTAGCGCCATTTACAAACGATATCCAAATTAATATCACCGACTATGTGGACAGTGATGGCGTGAGTCTGTCTAGCGGGGTGAGTCTCAACCCTATTGGGGGAAATGTGCGATTGGGGCGATTGCGTTTAGCCAATGCCTATGGCTCTGAAAGTACGTCACTGACCCATGTTTGGTCTACGGAATATTATGATGGTGCTAACTTTATTTTAAATACGGATGACAACGGTACAACGTATGACATAGCGGGTATTGGTGCACTAACAGTAACGGATATTGGTGACCCCAGCGACCCTTATCAAATAACAGATAGCACGGCTTCTGGTGAAATAGCGGACACAGGTTTATTTGTGAGTGGTGCAACCAGCGTTGTTTGGTCAGCGCCGGTTGCAGGGCGTTACGGTAAATTTACGTTTCCCTATGCTAGCCCAAGTTGGTTGCAATTTGACTGGAATGGCTTGGGTTTTGAAAATCCAGAAGCTGAAATCAGTTTTGGCCAGTATCGGGGTCATGACAAAATCATCTACTGGAAAGAGGTTTATTATAAATAA
- a CDS encoding prepilin-type N-terminal cleavage/methylation domain-containing protein, with translation MPLIIQHQVNRNKPTKNGEFLRHRSSGFTLIEIIIVMVILSVLSIGSIQFISFSAQGYVDTVRRSELAASATVINEKITRVLREALPGSVRVNATQSCIEFIPIVGASTYINAPFSSPESTVTAINLDSLLQSDGRLAIYPVVSDINELYTLSGTQGYISTQTVSATVLADEITFTFNGGSVFRFEKNSPQKRLYVVDQPNAFCQVADHIFYYRNYGFVGDINNLIASLPSTVPNRLLIGKGVVANSLVFNYLPSSLRRNALVTYELQLQDDSNASEIHSINQEVQIRNVP, from the coding sequence ATGCCTTTAATAATCCAGCATCAAGTTAACCGTAACAAACCAACTAAAAATGGTGAATTTTTAAGGCATCGTTCATCGGGTTTTACCTTAATTGAAATCATTATTGTGATGGTTATTTTATCAGTATTGTCCATCGGCAGTATTCAATTTATCAGCTTTAGCGCACAAGGTTATGTCGATACTGTAAGGCGCAGTGAGCTTGCTGCAAGTGCAACGGTTATTAATGAAAAAATCACTCGTGTTTTAAGAGAAGCGTTACCTGGAAGTGTTCGGGTAAATGCTACCCAATCATGTATTGAATTCATTCCCATCGTGGGTGCCAGTACCTATATCAATGCGCCGTTTTCATCCCCTGAAAGTACCGTGACGGCCATTAATCTTGATAGCTTATTGCAAAGTGATGGCCGTCTAGCCATTTACCCAGTGGTTTCGGATATTAATGAATTGTATACCTTATCGGGTACACAAGGGTATATCAGTACGCAGACTGTGAGCGCTACTGTTCTGGCAGATGAAATTACGTTTACGTTTAATGGTGGGTCTGTATTTCGTTTTGAAAAAAACTCACCTCAAAAACGGTTATATGTGGTTGATCAGCCCAATGCATTTTGTCAGGTGGCCGATCATATTTTTTATTATCGTAATTATGGCTTTGTGGGCGATATTAATAATTTAATAGCCAGTTTGCCCTCTACCGTGCCAAATAGATTGCTCATTGGTAAAGGGGTTGTGGCTAATTCATTGGTATTTAATTATTTGCCATCCTCCTTAAGGCGTAATGCACTTGTGACTTATGAATTGCAATTACAAGATGACTCCAATGCCAGTGAAATTCACAGCATTAATCAAGAGGTGCAAATTCGAAATGTACCGTAA
- a CDS encoding type II secretion system protein produces the protein MKDHACLNSFNSRQKGVTLIELIITIVILGIALSALVSALSQGISQSATPIWESKSLELSQAYLDEILAMKFDDATLSGGGEVLAASAPCTLSNEGQARAQFDDVDDYHNVTDAPPALIESSINMAQYAQYQASILVACAGTELGLAENRLAKRITVTIRAPSGDTRSVSVYKGNF, from the coding sequence ATGAAGGATCATGCTTGCCTTAATAGCTTTAACTCCCGTCAAAAAGGCGTGACGTTAATTGAGTTAATTATCACAATCGTGATACTGGGGATCGCATTATCGGCCCTCGTATCAGCGTTAAGTCAGGGGATTAGTCAAAGCGCAACGCCAATATGGGAAAGTAAATCCCTTGAATTATCGCAAGCGTATTTAGATGAAATTCTCGCCATGAAGTTTGATGATGCAACTTTATCCGGTGGCGGTGAAGTGCTTGCTGCAAGTGCACCTTGCACATTGTCGAATGAAGGGCAGGCGCGTGCCCAATTTGACGATGTTGATGACTACCATAATGTCACCGATGCGCCACCTGCGCTGATCGAATCCAGTATTAATATGGCTCAATACGCTCAATACCAAGCCAGTATTTTGGTTGCATGTGCAGGCACAGAATTAGGTTTAGCTGAGAACCGTCTAGCCAAAAGAATTACGGTGACTATTCGAGCACCGAGCGGTGATACCCGAAGTGTGTCTGTTTATAAAGGTAATTTTTAA
- a CDS encoding type II secretion system protein, with translation MHSTKGFTLIELIVVIILLSILGAVGIGLFSAPSQYAVKLSADQWLSQLQLAQRHSFLRQSASLPIQLSISQATNRWQMLLSQGATQLSNSDINFDSVNVHYSQTDFTSPCGSLPLITFPVNFYFDGYGNAVNASRVQLSTNQRVCLTASDTVELCISPSGYAYEGSCLP, from the coding sequence ATGCATTCGACAAAAGGCTTTACATTAATTGAGCTGATTGTTGTTATTATTTTGCTCTCAATTTTAGGTGCAGTGGGTATCGGATTATTCTCTGCACCTTCGCAATATGCGGTGAAGCTTTCCGCTGATCAGTGGCTTTCACAGTTGCAACTTGCGCAGCGACATTCTTTTTTACGTCAAAGCGCCAGTTTACCTATTCAGCTTTCCATTTCTCAAGCAACGAATCGCTGGCAAATGTTATTAAGTCAGGGGGCAACGCAATTGAGTAATTCGGATATAAATTTTGATTCTGTGAACGTACATTATTCGCAAACGGATTTTACCAGCCCTTGTGGCTCACTGCCGTTAATAACGTTTCCAGTAAACTTTTATTTTGATGGCTATGGCAATGCCGTTAACGCCAGTCGCGTGCAACTTAGTACAAATCAGCGTGTATGTTTAACCGCAAGTGACACCGTTGAATTGTGCATCAGCCCAAGTGGTTATGCTTATGAAGGATCATGCTTGCCTTAA
- a CDS encoding type II secretion system protein, giving the protein MNLASHKTANRSYQSGFTLIELIMVIVILGILSAFALPKFADFSGQAESSSLEGARGAVKSASAISHAACLANSGCNASAATATVKIEGVDVDMVYGYPSKAGIENAADLDGYIVSQGANAAAPLIIAVEGDGTPCFTYSIATSTGSGATQVITAPAIGTAATYSAGATTADTDDTCS; this is encoded by the coding sequence ATGAACCTAGCCAGCCATAAAACAGCTAATAGATCCTATCAATCAGGTTTTACCTTGATTGAACTCATCATGGTAATTGTCATCTTGGGAATCTTAAGTGCCTTTGCATTGCCAAAATTTGCAGACTTTTCTGGGCAAGCTGAAAGCTCCAGTTTAGAAGGGGCCCGTGGTGCGGTGAAATCTGCTTCCGCTATTTCACATGCCGCATGTCTGGCGAATTCTGGTTGTAATGCTTCTGCTGCAACAGCAACGGTGAAAATAGAGGGTGTGGATGTTGATATGGTTTATGGTTACCCATCTAAGGCGGGCATTGAAAATGCGGCAGATCTTGATGGTTACATTGTCTCTCAAGGTGCAAACGCAGCGGCACCTCTTATCATTGCGGTTGAGGGTGATGGTACTCCGTGTTTTACCTATTCCATTGCAACCAGTACAGGCTCGGGAGCGACCCAAGTTATTACTGCACCAGCGATTGGTACGGCGGCCACTTATAGTGCCGGTGCAACCACGGCTGATACAGATGATACCTGTTCATAA
- a CDS encoding prepilin-type N-terminal cleavage/methylation domain-containing protein, with the protein MQTVLADCKQNKGFTLIELVMVISIMAILAVVALPRMMSNYDDAHYSSIASTGGALSSAVILVRSQWVSNGARGEVDVVRGYGKDDIATTLNGWPSDAQQGENSNHSPNLSGNVQRCIRLWESLIASNGLKVAATPAEGVSYVVSTTGASTCTYTYQQSNFNSRIEYDLGTGSVLTVLK; encoded by the coding sequence ATGCAGACAGTTCTTGCAGACTGTAAACAAAATAAAGGTTTTACCCTCATTGAATTAGTGATGGTGATTTCTATCATGGCCATTTTGGCGGTTGTCGCATTACCGAGGATGATGAGTAATTATGACGATGCCCACTACAGCAGCATTGCATCCACAGGGGGGGCATTATCCAGTGCAGTGATTTTAGTTCGCAGTCAGTGGGTTTCCAACGGCGCACGGGGAGAGGTTGATGTGGTGCGAGGTTATGGTAAAGACGATATTGCCACCACTTTAAATGGCTGGCCCAGCGATGCGCAACAAGGTGAAAACTCAAATCATAGCCCAAACTTATCAGGCAATGTGCAGCGTTGTATTCGATTATGGGAGTCTTTAATTGCCAGTAACGGATTAAAGGTAGCGGCAACCCCTGCAGAGGGTGTTAGCTATGTGGTGAGTACCACAGGTGCCTCAACTTGCACCTATACTTATCAACAGAGTAATTTTAATAGCCGAATAGAATATGATTTGGGCACAGGAAGCGTACTTACGGTTTTGAAATAA
- a CDS encoding type II secretion system F family protein, with protein MPLYSYKARDKRGQLHKGEQEASHKSSVAARLLDDRLTPVSIEEIEPSIKLEDLLKQYLPKKTIPLDDLVLFCRQMHALTKSGIPIMRAVFGLAETTNNEALSEVLQDIGSVLSRGKTLSQALHQHENFFSPIFISMVHVGESTGNLDQAFYQLVHYLEMMRDTKKKVSSALRYPTMVIASILIALVVVNVVVIPSFAKVFDKFGSDLPLATQMLLATSHFFIEYWWVLIGFIVSALFGMSRYLKTERGALNWDRIKLKLPIVGGLLNRICLSRFTRTFSMLFASGVPILQSIDISAESIGNLHIEKNVREMRIGIERGDSLSRTANSSGMFTPLILQMIAVGEESGALDALLLDVSEFYDEETDFQVQRLSGAIEPIMLLFMGAMILVLALGIFLPLWDLSANAR; from the coding sequence ATGCCACTATATAGCTATAAAGCACGAGATAAGCGTGGGCAGTTGCATAAAGGCGAGCAGGAAGCCAGCCATAAGTCATCTGTGGCGGCGCGCTTATTAGATGATCGTTTGACGCCTGTGTCTATCGAAGAGATTGAACCCTCTATCAAGCTTGAAGATTTACTTAAGCAATACCTTCCCAAAAAAACCATTCCGCTTGATGATCTTGTATTGTTTTGTCGTCAAATGCATGCACTGACAAAAAGTGGCATCCCCATTATGCGCGCTGTTTTTGGTTTAGCCGAAACCACAAATAACGAAGCTTTAAGTGAGGTGCTGCAAGATATAGGCAGTGTACTAAGTCGTGGTAAAACTTTAAGCCAAGCTTTGCATCAACATGAAAATTTCTTTTCCCCAATATTTATTAGCATGGTGCACGTGGGTGAGAGTACGGGTAATTTAGACCAAGCATTTTACCAGTTGGTTCATTATCTTGAGATGATGCGTGATACCAAGAAAAAAGTATCCAGCGCGCTGCGTTATCCAACAATGGTGATTGCTTCTATATTGATTGCTTTGGTTGTGGTTAATGTTGTTGTGATTCCAAGTTTTGCCAAAGTATTTGACAAGTTTGGTAGTGACCTGCCCTTAGCCACTCAAATGTTACTGGCGACATCACATTTTTTTATTGAGTATTGGTGGGTATTAATTGGCTTCATCGTTAGTGCCTTATTTGGCATGTCGAGATACTTAAAAACTGAACGAGGTGCGTTAAATTGGGATCGTATCAAGTTAAAGCTTCCCATCGTTGGTGGTTTGTTAAATAGAATTTGTCTGTCACGTTTTACCCGTACTTTTTCAATGTTGTTTGCATCTGGTGTACCTATTTTGCAATCTATTGATATTAGTGCTGAGTCTATAGGCAATCTTCATATAGAAAAAAACGTAAGAGAAATGCGCATTGGTATTGAGCGAGGTGATTCTCTTTCGCGAACCGCCAACAGTTCAGGCATGTTTACACCACTTATTTTACAAATGATCGCGGTGGGTGAGGAAAGTGGTGCACTAGATGCGTTATTACTGGATGTGAGTGAGTTTTATGATGAAGAAACCGATTTTCAGGTGCAACGGTTAAGTGGTGCGATTGAGCCCATCATGCTGTTGTTTATGGGGGCTATGATTTTAGTGTTAGCGCTCGGGATTTTTCTTCCACTTTGGGATTTAAGTGCAAATGCACGGTAA
- a CDS encoding GspE/PulE family protein — protein MKDKFSKVRVGDLLIEKGIITQEQLMMVLDEQKRSGRKFGRAVIDLGFVSEDDLLLELSSHFAMPFIDISRFQFNSKVTRRLPESIARRYRAIILMEEENQYFVGFMDPLDILAVDEVQRALKKKIVPAFVKEHEVLNAIDRIYRRTEQIASIAGELDEELGQSDLDLETLLAESDASEAPVVRLLQNIFEDAVQVTASDIHIEPDETVLRVRLRIDGELQEQVMKERRVVSALVSRLKIMSGLDISEKRLPQDGRFNIRILNRSIDVRLSTLPTQYGEAVVMRLLDQSQGLLNISSLGMTPKILKRFRTLITRPHGMVLVTGPTGSGKSTTLYAALNTLNAENKKIITAEDPVEYRLPRINQVQINTKIDLTFAKILRTALRQDPDIILIGEMRDTETTEIALRAAMTGHMVLSTLHTNDAISTAMRLMDMGADSYLVASSLRAVIGQRLIRKICQNCKSPYSLSPQEKSWLIGIGSDPETNTFYKGDGCHHCSNTGYVGRTGVYELLELDDGMLDALRRQDTSLFIKLAKESDLYSPLSSYALELAVLGKTSISEVFKVSASLDDNALSLESLR, from the coding sequence ATGAAAGATAAATTCAGCAAAGTAAGGGTTGGGGATTTACTCATTGAAAAAGGCATCATCACTCAAGAACAATTGATGATGGTTTTAGATGAACAAAAACGCTCTGGTAGAAAGTTTGGCCGGGCTGTGATTGATCTTGGTTTTGTAAGTGAAGATGACCTATTACTTGAATTGTCATCTCATTTTGCAATGCCATTTATAGACATATCAAGGTTTCAATTTAATAGTAAAGTAACAAGGCGATTACCAGAAAGCATTGCTCGTCGTTATCGTGCCATTATCTTAATGGAAGAAGAGAATCAATATTTTGTAGGGTTTATGGACCCTCTTGATATTTTGGCGGTAGATGAGGTTCAACGAGCACTTAAGAAAAAAATAGTACCTGCGTTTGTTAAAGAGCATGAGGTGCTTAATGCCATCGATAGGATTTATCGTCGTACTGAGCAAATAGCATCAATTGCGGGTGAGCTAGATGAAGAACTTGGTCAAAGTGATTTAGATTTAGAAACATTATTAGCCGAGTCCGATGCTTCTGAAGCCCCTGTTGTACGCTTATTACAAAATATATTTGAAGATGCGGTACAGGTAACGGCTTCTGATATTCATATTGAACCTGATGAGACCGTGTTAAGGGTTCGCTTACGCATTGATGGCGAGTTACAAGAACAAGTCATGAAAGAGCGTCGTGTCGTGAGTGCGTTGGTAAGTCGTCTTAAGATTATGAGTGGCTTGGATATTTCTGAAAAGCGCTTACCACAAGATGGCCGTTTTAATATTCGTATATTAAACCGTAGTATTGATGTGCGTTTATCAACGTTGCCAACTCAGTACGGTGAAGCGGTTGTGATGCGATTGCTTGATCAGAGTCAGGGTTTACTGAATATCAGCTCGTTGGGCATGACGCCAAAAATATTAAAACGTTTTCGCACGCTCATTACTCGTCCACACGGTATGGTGCTGGTGACTGGACCAACCGGTAGCGGTAAAAGTACCACGCTTTACGCCGCATTAAATACTTTAAACGCTGAAAATAAAAAAATCATAACCGCAGAAGATCCTGTTGAATATCGCTTGCCTCGTATTAATCAGGTGCAAATCAATACAAAAATAGATTTAACGTTTGCAAAAATTTTGCGCACTGCACTCAGGCAAGATCCAGATATTATTTTAATTGGTGAGATGCGGGATACGGAAACCACAGAGATAGCACTTCGCGCAGCCATGACAGGGCATATGGTGCTTTCGACTCTTCATACAAATGATGCCATCTCCACGGCGATGCGGTTGATGGATATGGGGGCAGACTCTTATCTTGTCGCTTCAAGTTTGCGCGCGGTGATTGGTCAGCGTTTGATTAGAAAAATATGTCAAAACTGTAAGTCCCCTTATTCTCTATCGCCGCAAGAAAAAAGTTGGCTGATTGGAATAGGCAGCGACCCAGAAACCAATACTTTTTATAAAGGTGATGGCTGCCATCATTGCTCTAATACGGGTTATGTTGGGCGAACGGGCGTCTATGAATTGCTCGAACTCGATGATGGGATGTTAGATGCATTACGTCGTCAAGATACTTCCTTATTTATTAAACTCGCAAAAGAAAGTGACTTGTATTCGCCTTTGTCGTCTTATGCGCTTGAATTAGCCGTACTGGGTAAGACATCCATAAGTGAAGTATTTAAGGTTTCTGCCAGTCTTGATGATAATGCTTTGTCGCTTGAGAGCTTGAGGTGA